From Perognathus longimembris pacificus isolate PPM17 chromosome 4, ASM2315922v1, whole genome shotgun sequence, one genomic window encodes:
- the Prlh gene encoding prolactin-releasing peptide yields the protein MAAPRAWLLCLLLLLLGLALLGAASQARPHSMEIRTPDVNPAWYAGRRFRPVGRFGRRRAAPREVPKLALRCRLICLPLGGGPKSPQEG from the exons ATGGCCGCGCCCCGGGCCTGGCTCCtgtgcctgctgctgctgctgctgggcctcGCCCTGCTGGGGGCCGCCAGCCAGGCCCGCCCGCACTCCATGGAGATCcgaa CCCCGGACGTCAACCCCGCCTGGTACGCCGGCCGCAGGTTCAGGCCCGTGGGCCGCTTTGGCCGGAGGAGGGCGGCGCCGCGGGAGGTCCCCAAGCTGGCCCTGCGGTGCCGGCTGATCTGCCTCCCCCTGGGGGGGGGCCCTAAGTCCCCCCAGGAGGGGTGA